A region of the Curvibacter sp. AEP1-3 genome:
GCGGGCGGTGGCCCCAGTGAAGCAGCGCGTGCCCGGCAGTTTTATGAGAGCTTCCGTATCCCTGCCGCACAGGTGCGTTACGAGGCAGAGTCCCGCAATACCTATGAAAACGCCGTGCTCACGGCCAAGTTGCCCGGAGTGAACCCGCAAGACCGCTGGCTGCTCATGACCTCAGCTTGGCATATGCCTCGCTCCATGGCCACATTTGAAAAAGCAGGTTGGAATGTCACTGCGTACCCGGTGGACTACCGCGCCGAAGACGTGACGGTGTGGACCCGCTATTCGCTGTTGGGCGGTGTCTCTGACTGGCAGCTGGTGCTCAATGAGCTGGTCGGGCTGGCGGCTTACCGCCTCACAGGCCGGTTGTAGATCCGCGAGGTTTAAGCCGGGATGACCTTGCGCGCCAGCACCTGATCGATGCGGCGGCCTTCCAGCGTCACCACTTCATAGGTCCACTCGCCCACCACAATCTGCGCGCCGGGCTGCGGTAACTGACCACTGACGGCCATCAATAAGCCTGCCAGGGTGTTGTAGCGGCCACGCTCTTCGTCAGGCAATTCGTCCTCAATGTCCAAGCGGACTTTGAGCTCTCCCACCGGCATCAGACCATCGAGCAACCATTGGCCATCCTGTTGCAGGGTGGCCCATGCCTGTTCCTGCGCATCCGGCTGCAGCTCGCCGGTAATGGCTTCCAGCAGGTCATGCGGGGTCATCAAACCTTGCACCACACCGTACTCGTCCACCACAAACACCATGCGCGCCGACTTGACGCGGAACTGCTCAATCAGCTCCATGCCGGTCAGCGTTTCAGGTACGAATACCGCTTGCTCCGCCAAGGAGTCCACGGTGCCGCTGTACCCGGCGCCCATGGCCAAAAGGCGCGACACACTGACTACACCCACCACGTTGTCCAACGAGCCGCGGCACACGGGGTACCAGGAGTGACCATGATCGTCACGGGTGTCACCCGCCAGCTCCAACGCCTGCTGGACGCTGAGGTTGGCTTCCATCCAGTCGATATCCACACGCGGCAGCATCATGCTGGTCAGGGGCCGGTCGTCGAGGTGGAACACATTGCGCACCATCTGGTGCTCGTGCTCTTCAATGATGCCGGCGTCCACGCCTTCTTCCAGGCTGGCCGAGATTTCCTCTTCAGTCACCGCCCGGTTGTCGGTGGCGTTCAGGCGCAGTAAGCGCAAGGTGGCCTGCGTGGCGTACGCCAGCAGTTTCACAAAAGGCTTGGCGCCGGTGGCGACCCACGTCATGGGAATGGCCAGCGCACGCGCCACAGTCTCAGGATATAGCTGCCCGATGCGCTTGGGTACCAGTTCGCCGAACAGGATGGTGATGAAGGTAATGCCGGTCACCACCAATGCGGTGGCAGACACCTCAGCCACACGCTGTGACATGGTGAAGTGGTGAGACAACCACTGCGCAACCCCGTCACTGAACGCGGCCTCACCCACAATGCCGTTGAGCATGCCGATGGAGGTAATGCCCACCTGCACCACGGACAAAAACTGCGTCGGGTTGTCCAGCAGGGCCAAGGCTGCCTTAGCCCCCTTGTCTCCGGTCTCGACCATGGTTTGCAGCCTGACCTTGCGGCTGGCCGTCAGCGCCAGTTCCGACATGGCGAACACGCCGTTCAACAGGGTAAGGACAAGAATGAGCAGGAAATCCATGAAAGCCAAGCGAGAATCGAGACCATGGCAATGTACCTTATCGGTGATCTCCAGGGCTGCGACAGCGCACTGGAACAACTCACCCGACTGATCGACTTCTCGCCCAGCCGCGACACCCTGTACCTGCTGGGCGACCTGGTGAACCGTGGCCCCGAGTCGGCGGACGTGTTGCGCCGCCTGATGCGCTACGGCGCCTCAGCCCGGTGCCTGCTGGGTAACCACGACCTGCATCTGTTGGCCGTGAGCTACGGCGTGCGCAAACCCGGAAAGAAAGACACCCTAAGCGATTTGCTGCAGGCCGACGACGCCCCTGCCCTGCTGCACTGGCTGCATCACCAGAAGCTGGCTCTGCTGGAGAAAGTGGGGGATACAGAGCTATTAATGGTCCATGCCGGCGTTCTACCTGCGTGGACAGCTACCAAAACCATAGCACTCGCCACAGAAGTGGAATCCGCCCTTCAAGGTCCGGATGCCTCAGGCTTCTTTCACCAGATGTACGGCAATGGCCCTGACACCTGGGATGACGGCTTGCAAGGTGCAGGGAGACTGCGGGTGATCGTCAACGCGCTCACACGCCTGCGCTACTGCACGCCCGAGGGCACCATGGAGTTCGCCCATTCGGGAGGGCTAACAGAGGCGCCTGAGGGCTATGTGCCCTGGTTCGATACGCCGAACCGCCAAACCGCAGGCGATGTAGTGGCCTTCGGCCATTGGTCCACGCTGGGCTGGTTGAACCGCCCTGATGCCTTTGCATTGGACAGTGGTTGCGTGTGGGGTGGATGCCTCAGTGCACTGCGTGTCGCACCCGCTGTATCGGGCGGGCTGGACACCGAGTTGCTGCAAGTGAAGTGCGCCCAGTCCCAGGCTCCCGGGGACTGAGCACGAAACTTCCGGTCAGGCGGACTTGAACAGTGCCGCGACTTTGCGCTTGGGCTTGATGTTGGCAGAAATGCCGCGGCTGGAAGGTTTGGCCGCAGACTCCCAGGAGGGAGCCGGTGCTTCAGCCGCAGGGGCGCTGGGCTCGTAGGGCTTGTCAAAGAACGGATCACGCGGCGCAGGAGCGGGACGACCGTATTCGCGGGGTGCGCGGGTGCGGTATGCGTCATCGCGCTCATTGCTATGGCTGCGGCCACGGCCTTCACCGCGACTGTCTCCACGGCCTTCGCTGCGGGGACCCCGGGCTGGCTCGCCGTTCTCGGCGTACATGCGGCGCCCATCATTGATGCGGCCTTGGCTGCGGATGTCCGGACGGTCTTCGTCAAACTCCACGGCTTCCAGCTCGATCTTGGTCTTGATCAGCTTCTCGATATCCGCTACCAAGCGCGCATCGTTGCCGCCACCGACAAAGCTCACCGCCAGGCCGGAGGCGCCGGCACGGCCGGTACGGCCGATGCGGTGCACATAGTCTTCTGCGTTGAACGGAATGTCCATATTGAACACGGCGGGCACGTCCTTGATGTCCAGTCCTCGGGCGGCCACATCGGTACAGACCAGCAAGTCCACTTCGCCTTTTTTGAAGGCTTCCAGCGCTTTCAGGCGCTCGTCCTGGCTCTTGTCGCCGTGCAGGGCCGCGGCGCGCAGACCGTCGCGCTCGAGGGCGCGCGTCAGGCGGGCGCAACCGAGTTTGCTGTTTACAAACACAAAGGCTTGCTTGATGTCTTTGCTGCGCACGATCTGCAAAAGGGCGTGGCGCTTGTCGTCGTCGTTGACGCGGTAGAAATGCTGCTCCACGGTGGAAGCTGTTGCGTTGGAGCGCGCCACTTCAATCGTGATCGGGTTTTGCAGGTAGCTGTTCGCCAGTCGCTTGATTTCGGGCGAGAAGGTCGCAGAGAACAGCAAGGTGGTACGCGTCTTGGGCAGGTAGCTCAGGATGCGTTGCAGGTCCGGCAAGAAGCCGATGTCCAGCATGCGGTCGGCTTCGTCCAGTACCACGTACTCGACCTGGTTCAACACCGCGTTCTTGGCTTCGATGTGGTCCAGCAAACGGCCGGGGGTCGCCACCAGCACTTCCACACCGGCTTTGAGCTCCAGGGTCTGGGGCTTCATGTCCATGCCACCAAACACCACCGCGCTGCGCAGGTTGGTGTACTTGGCGTACAGCTTGACCTGCTGAGCCACCTGGTCAGCCAGCTCGCGGGTTGGCAATAGCACCAAAGCGCGTACGGGGTGGCGGGCGGGAGAGGTGGAAGCGTTTTCGTGCTTCATCAAGCGCTGCAGCAAAGGCAGTGCGAATGCGGCAGTTTTGCCGGTACCGGTCTGGGCAGCGCCCATCACGTCTTTCCCGGTAAGCACGACGGGGATGGCCTGCGCCTGAATAGGCGTCATGGTGGTGTAGCCCATTTCCGCCACTGCGCGGGCGAGAGGATTGGCCAGCTGCAGCTGGGCAAAAGCCATGGTGGGCGTGTCCGCGGTGAGCTCGTTGGAGGTCACGGGAGTGGGAGTCAATTCAGTGATCAAATCGGTAAGGCATAGCCATAAAGAGTGCTATCCATCCGATAGCGGGTCGCCCAAAGGAAGTCAGGGCAAACCCCGATTATCCTCTAGTTCCCGATTTCCAACACGCACACCCGTGGAGTGTGGGGGCTAGATAGATCGGCTGGAAAACGTGTCACAGCCCTTGACGCTGCCGGTTTTCAGGCCCTTGTCGAACCAGCGCTGGCGTTGCGCGCTGCTGCCGTGGGTAAAGCTCTCCGGTACTACGGCACGCCCTGCGCCGCGCTGCAAAGCGTCGTCACCGATTCTGGCGGCCGCATTCATGGCCTCCGCCACATCGCCCTCTTCCAAGAGCTGGCGGGCGTTGTTGGCGTGGTGCGCCCAGACACCGGCAAAACAGTCGGCCTGCAGCTCCAGGCGCACGCTCAATGCGTTGCCTTCGGCTTCACTGGCGCGGCCACGGGCTTCCTGCACCTTGGCACTGATGCCCAACAGGTTTTGTACGTGGTGGCCGACCTCATGGGCGATCACATAAGCCTGTGCAAAGTCACCCGGCGCGCCCAATTGTTTTTGCAGGGTCTCGTAAAAACCGAGGTCGATATAGACCTTTTGATCCGCAGGGCAATAAAAGGGCCCCATGGCGCTCTGGCCCTGGCCGCAAGCGGTGGGCGTGGATCCGCGGAAAAGCACCAGCTTGGGATTGCGGTAAGTGCCGCCGCCTTTGGAGAACACCTCACCCCACACATCTTCCGTATCCGCCAGCACGGTGGACACAAATTTGGCCATCTTGTCATCGGCCGGCGGGCGTTGGGCGGGTGCCTGCTGCACCTGTGCCGTGGGCGCTTCGCCGCTCAAGGCACTCAAAATCGTCAAGGGGTTGATACCCAGCACCCATCCGCCCAGCAAGGCGATCACGATGGTGCCCACCCCCAAGCGGCCGCTCAGCAGTGCGCCCAAGGGGCCGAGCCCACCACCGCCGCCACGGATGCCCCCGCCACCGCCATTGCGGCGGTCTTCCACGTTATCGGACTCGCGGTTGCCTTCCCATTTCATGTTCTGTCTTTCGCCCGCAGTGGTTAACGGTTTGTTGTGGAGGTTTCAATGAACTGCGCCAGCTCAGCAGACCATTCCGCTGACTCGGGTTGCAAGGCTTGCAGGGACTCGATCTCGACACCGGCATCAGCCAGCATCTTTTCGGAAGCGGCGTTCACGCGCTCCTGGTGTGCTTTTTTGTCCAGGTACACCACCCGCTTGATGCCGACCTGGATGATGGACTGCACGCACCGCGGGCAGGGGTATTGGGTCGCATAAATGGTGGAGCCATGCAGCGGCAAGGACGTGCAGTTCAGGATGGCGTTCTGCTCGGCGTGCACGATGTAGCTGTGCCGGGAATTCAGCGGGTCGCTGTCGTCGTCCTGCCAGTAATGCTCGTCGTGGTCATCACAGCCACGCGGCAGGCCGTTGTAGCCCACGCCGGAAATCTTGTTGTCCGGGCCGACGATGCACGCGCCATTGCGCTTGCGGGCGTCTTTGGAACGGGCTGCGGCCAGAAGCGCCACGCCCATGAACATGGAATGCCAGTGAATCAGAGAGTCGTTTTTCATAGCAAGCAGTGGTTTTGGGCAGTCTAGCATCCGGCGCTCAACGCTTCGCCAAGGGTGCGCTGTTGAACAGACGGGTCCGGGCGCCGGCGCTACGGTGCGTCATATGCGCGTCGGAACCCTACTCCTCCCCTTCCTGGTGCTGTGCAACGGGTGTACCGCCATGCTGCCGAGTGCGCAAACCGACTCCAGCACCTTCACGAGCTTTGACGAAGCGCGCTTGGCGGTGGAAGTGCTGGTGCCCATGCAGAGCAACTGGCACCTGATTGAAGTGGGAAACCTCAACCCCGCCAACCACCCCAACGCGACGCACCTGACGCAGGCAGACATCGTGCGCAAGTTCTTTGTGCCCAACACCATGCTGACCCGGGACGACCTGGACCCCGGCGTCCTGACCTGTGTCGCCGCAAGGGGCAACTGCAGGGGCATCGAGTTGATCATCTCCAAGATCACCAAGTCACGCACCGGAGGCTTTTTCAAGGATGTAACCAACTTCAGCCGCCGGACTGAGACCACGGGCTGGCGCTTCAGTGCCACCATCCTGATGGTGGACGACCTGGTCGTCTACCGCGCCTGGGGCGGCCAACCGTGGGTGAATGAGCTGGAGGTCACCCACAACCCGCTGGGGCCGCTGCAGGACATGAACTTCTCAGGGATTGTGAAACCCTGAGGCGAGCGCACCCAGAAGCTAATGTGTTGCTCAGGCTTGGCTGAGAGCCAAGCTGCTGCGCCGCTCCAGCATGACCGAGGCTGCGAACACAAACAAACCGAAGAATGACAACACC
Encoded here:
- a CDS encoding deoxycytidylate deaminase, coding for MKNDSLIHWHSMFMGVALLAAARSKDARKRNGACIVGPDNKISGVGYNGLPRGCDDHDEHYWQDDDSDPLNSRHSYIVHAEQNAILNCTSLPLHGSTIYATQYPCPRCVQSIIQVGIKRVVYLDKKAHQERVNAASEKMLADAGVEIESLQALQPESAEWSAELAQFIETSTTNR
- a CDS encoding DEAD/DEAH box helicase, yielding MAFAQLQLANPLARAVAEMGYTTMTPIQAQAIPVVLTGKDVMGAAQTGTGKTAAFALPLLQRLMKHENASTSPARHPVRALVLLPTRELADQVAQQVKLYAKYTNLRSAVVFGGMDMKPQTLELKAGVEVLVATPGRLLDHIEAKNAVLNQVEYVVLDEADRMLDIGFLPDLQRILSYLPKTRTTLLFSATFSPEIKRLANSYLQNPITIEVARSNATASTVEQHFYRVNDDDKRHALLQIVRSKDIKQAFVFVNSKLGCARLTRALERDGLRAAALHGDKSQDERLKALEAFKKGEVDLLVCTDVAARGLDIKDVPAVFNMDIPFNAEDYVHRIGRTGRAGASGLAVSFVGGGNDARLVADIEKLIKTKIELEAVEFDEDRPDIRSQGRINDGRRMYAENGEPARGPRSEGRGDSRGEGRGRSHSNERDDAYRTRAPREYGRPAPAPRDPFFDKPYEPSAPAAEAPAPSWESAAKPSSRGISANIKPKRKVAALFKSA
- the ypfJ gene encoding KPN_02809 family neutral zinc metallopeptidase, which codes for MKWEGNRESDNVEDRRNGGGGGIRGGGGGLGPLGALLSGRLGVGTIVIALLGGWVLGINPLTILSALSGEAPTAQVQQAPAQRPPADDKMAKFVSTVLADTEDVWGEVFSKGGGTYRNPKLVLFRGSTPTACGQGQSAMGPFYCPADQKVYIDLGFYETLQKQLGAPGDFAQAYVIAHEVGHHVQNLLGISAKVQEARGRASEAEGNALSVRLELQADCFAGVWAHHANNARQLLEEGDVAEAMNAAARIGDDALQRGAGRAVVPESFTHGSSAQRQRWFDKGLKTGSVKGCDTFSSRSI
- a CDS encoding hemolysin family protein, whose amino-acid sequence is MDFLLILVLTLLNGVFAMSELALTASRKVRLQTMVETGDKGAKAALALLDNPTQFLSVVQVGITSIGMLNGIVGEAAFSDGVAQWLSHHFTMSQRVAEVSATALVVTGITFITILFGELVPKRIGQLYPETVARALAIPMTWVATGAKPFVKLLAYATQATLRLLRLNATDNRAVTEEEISASLEEGVDAGIIEEHEHQMVRNVFHLDDRPLTSMMLPRVDIDWMEANLSVQQALELAGDTRDDHGHSWYPVCRGSLDNVVGVVSVSRLLAMGAGYSGTVDSLAEQAVFVPETLTGMELIEQFRVKSARMVFVVDEYGVVQGLMTPHDLLEAITGELQPDAQEQAWATLQQDGQWLLDGLMPVGELKVRLDIEDELPDEERGRYNTLAGLLMAVSGQLPQPGAQIVVGEWTYEVVTLEGRRIDQVLARKVIPA
- a CDS encoding symmetrical bis(5'-nucleosyl)-tetraphosphatase, whose protein sequence is MAMYLIGDLQGCDSALEQLTRLIDFSPSRDTLYLLGDLVNRGPESADVLRRLMRYGASARCLLGNHDLHLLAVSYGVRKPGKKDTLSDLLQADDAPALLHWLHHQKLALLEKVGDTELLMVHAGVLPAWTATKTIALATEVESALQGPDASGFFHQMYGNGPDTWDDGLQGAGRLRVIVNALTRLRYCTPEGTMEFAHSGGLTEAPEGYVPWFDTPNRQTAGDVVAFGHWSTLGWLNRPDAFALDSGCVWGGCLSALRVAPAVSGGLDTELLQVKCAQSQAPGD